A part of Drosophila bipectinata strain 14024-0381.07 chromosome 3L, DbipHiC1v2, whole genome shotgun sequence genomic DNA contains:
- the mub gene encoding poly(rC)-binding protein 3 isoform X4 codes for MEDNNTSSSAGGASIKQEDPSVTLTIRLIMQGKEVGSIIGKKGEIVNRFREESGAKINISDGSCPERIVTVSGTTNAIFSAFTLITKKFEEWCSQFNDVGKVGKTQIPIRLIVPASQCGSLIGKSGSKIKEIRQTTGCSIQVASEMLPNSTERAVTLSGSAEQITQCIYQICLVMLESPPRGATIPYRPKPQVTGPVILANGQAFTIQGNYAVPTQETCPVFPLALATGGLHAGISGLTDPLLKGAHLPGAVPAHHHHLQQMPDVAKNPLASLAALGLAGMNPASTGGINHTAALAALAGSQLRTANPANRAQQQQHEMTVSNDLIGCIIGKGGTKIAEIRQISGAMIRISNCEEREGGNTDRTITISGNPDSVALAQYLINMSVELQKANLLEQAQAQQNGGAAATAGAAPAGSVVAPGVAGVAGAAAAAAAVAGGAAATPPSAANGALTTVPLTGASVVGPVATGAGTGATVAAGAAPVSVPGSNGTALVANGATNGSATATATGYASANGGQPANGTAPATAAAALQSPLASALQLLTKPGALSALSNLSALDLLSLTTLGSSNGGAGAPGGLQVQTTGVNRAKGHYATSRFRQHQTETGGEAEKPRNKFNPY; via the exons ATGGAGGACAATAACACGAGCAGCAGTGCGGGCGGTGCGTCCATTAAACAGGAGGATCCATCTGTGACACTCACAATAAGGCTGATTATGCAAGGGAAG GAAGTTGGTAGTATTATTGGTAAAAAGGGTGAAATTGTCAACAGATTTCGCGAAGAG TCTGGTGCCAAAATCAACATTTCGGATGGATCGTGCCCGGAACGTATTGTGACTGTGTCTGGTACAACCAATGCAATCTTTTCGGCATTTACGCTCATTACAAAGAAGTTCGAAGAG TGGTGCTCGCAGTTCAATGATGTAGGCAAAGTTGGCAAAACTCAAATTCCCATTCGATTGATCGTGCCCGCCAGTCAATGTGGATCGTTAATTG GCAAGAGTGGCTCTAAAATCAAGGAAATTCGCCAGACCACCGGCTGCTCCATCCAGGTGGCCAGTGAAATGCTGCCAAACTCGACGGAGCGCGCGGTCACCTTGAGCGGCAGTGCTGAGCAGATCACCCAGTGCATCTATCAGATATGCCTCGTCATGTTGGAG TCTCCGCCGCGCGGTGCTACCATCCCATACCGGCCAAAACCACAGGTGACTGGTCCCGTCATCCTGGCCAACGGACAGGCCTTCACCATCCAAGGAAACTACGCAGTGCCCACACAAGAG ACCTGTCCAGTATTTCCATTGGCCCTGGCTACCGGCGGGCTGCATGCTGGTATCTCAGGTTTGACGGATCCTTTGTTAAAGGGGGCACACTTACCAGGAGCGGTACCAGCACACCACCATCACCTACAGCAAATGCCCGAT GTGGCCAAGAACCCGCTGGCCAGCCTGGCTGCCTTGGGCCTGGCCGGGATGAATCCGGCCAGCACTGGGGGCATCAACCACACAG CAGCCCTGGCTGCACTGGCCGGGTCGCAACTGCGTACAGCGAATCCCGCGAACCgagcccagcagcagcagcacgaGATGACCGTCTCCAACGACCTGATCGGCTGCATCATCGGCAAGGGCGGCACCAAGATCGCCGAGATCCGCCAGATCTCCGGCGCCATGATCCGGATCTCGAACTGCGAGGAGCGCGAGGGCGGCAACACCGACCGCACCATCACCATCAGCGGCAACCCGGACTCGGTGGCACTGGCCCAATACTTAATCAACATGAG TGTTGAGCTGCAGAAGGCCAATCTCCTGGAGCAGGCCCAGGCCCAGCAGAACGGAGGAGCTGCCGCGACCGCCGGCGCCGCACCAGCCGGATCCGTAGTCGCCCCTGGTGTTGCTGGCGTGGCTGGAGCCGCCGCAGCCGCCGCCGCGGTGgccggaggagcagcagctacCCCCCCATCTGCCGCCAATGGGGCCCTCACAACGGTGCCCCTAACCGGTGCCTCGGTTGTCGGCCCGGTTGCCACAGGAGCTGGAACAGGCGCAACAGTTGCCGCGGGAGCTGCCCCTGTATCGGTGCCCGGAAGCAACGGCACGGCCCTTGTGGCGAACGGAGCCACCAACGGCAGCGCCACTGCCACAGCCACCGGCTATGCCAGCGCCAATGGCGGCCAGCCGGCCAACGGAACAGCCCCAGCCACCGCCGCTGCCGCTCTGCAAAGCCCCCTGGCGTCGGCACTGCAGCTGCTGACCAAGCCCGGAGCACTGAGCGCCCTGTCCAACCTGAGCGCCCTTGACCTGCTCAGCCTGACCACCCTGGGCAGCAGCAACGGCGGCGCCGGAGCCCCGGGCGGGCTCCAGGTGCAGACGACGGGCGTCAACCGGGCCAAGGGACACTACGCCACCTCGCGGTTCCGGCAGCACCAGACGGAGACCGGCGGCGAGGCGGAGAAGCCGCGCAACAAGTTCAACCCGTATTAG
- the mub gene encoding poly(rC)-binding protein 3 isoform X7, with the protein MEDNNTSSSAGGASIKQEDPSVTLTIRLIMQGKEVGSIIGKKGEIVNRFREESGAKINISDGSCPERIVTVSGTTNAIFSAFTLITKKFEEWCSQFNDVGKVGKTQIPIRLIVPASQCGSLIGKSGSKIKEIRQTTGCSIQVASEMLPNSTERAVTLSGSAEQITQCIYQICLVMLESPPRGATIPYRPKPQVTGPVILANGQAFTIQGNYAVPTQEVAKNPLASLAALGLAGMNPASTGGINHTGELSASAARCQTDFQSNLGSAPAALAALAGSQLRTANPANRAQQQQHEMTVSNDLIGCIIGKGGTKIAEIRQISGAMIRISNCEEREGGNTDRTITISGNPDSVALAQYLINMSVELQKANLLEQAQAQQNGGAAATAGAAPAGSVVAPGVAGVAGAAAAAAAVAGGAAATPPSAANGALTTVPLTGASVVGPVATGAGTGATVAAGAAPVSVPGSNGTALVANGATNGSATATATGYASANGGQPANGTAPATAAAALQSPLASALQLLTKPGALSALSNLSALDLLSLTTLGSSNGGAGAPGGLQVQTTGVNRAKGHYATSRFRQHQTETGGEAEKPRNKFNPY; encoded by the exons ATGGAGGACAATAACACGAGCAGCAGTGCGGGCGGTGCGTCCATTAAACAGGAGGATCCATCTGTGACACTCACAATAAGGCTGATTATGCAAGGGAAG GAAGTTGGTAGTATTATTGGTAAAAAGGGTGAAATTGTCAACAGATTTCGCGAAGAG TCTGGTGCCAAAATCAACATTTCGGATGGATCGTGCCCGGAACGTATTGTGACTGTGTCTGGTACAACCAATGCAATCTTTTCGGCATTTACGCTCATTACAAAGAAGTTCGAAGAG TGGTGCTCGCAGTTCAATGATGTAGGCAAAGTTGGCAAAACTCAAATTCCCATTCGATTGATCGTGCCCGCCAGTCAATGTGGATCGTTAATTG GCAAGAGTGGCTCTAAAATCAAGGAAATTCGCCAGACCACCGGCTGCTCCATCCAGGTGGCCAGTGAAATGCTGCCAAACTCGACGGAGCGCGCGGTCACCTTGAGCGGCAGTGCTGAGCAGATCACCCAGTGCATCTATCAGATATGCCTCGTCATGTTGGAG TCTCCGCCGCGCGGTGCTACCATCCCATACCGGCCAAAACCACAGGTGACTGGTCCCGTCATCCTGGCCAACGGACAGGCCTTCACCATCCAAGGAAACTACGCAGTGCCCACACAAGAG GTGGCCAAGAACCCGCTGGCCAGCCTGGCTGCCTTGGGCCTGGCCGGGATGAATCCGGCCAGCACTGGGGGCATCAACCACACAGGTGAGTTGAGCGCTTCTGCGGCCAGATGCCAGACAGATTTCCAATCTAATCTAGGCTCTGCCCCAGCAGCCCTGGCTGCACTGGCCGGGTCGCAACTGCGTACAGCGAATCCCGCGAACCgagcccagcagcagcagcacgaGATGACCGTCTCCAACGACCTGATCGGCTGCATCATCGGCAAGGGCGGCACCAAGATCGCCGAGATCCGCCAGATCTCCGGCGCCATGATCCGGATCTCGAACTGCGAGGAGCGCGAGGGCGGCAACACCGACCGCACCATCACCATCAGCGGCAACCCGGACTCGGTGGCACTGGCCCAATACTTAATCAACATGAG TGTTGAGCTGCAGAAGGCCAATCTCCTGGAGCAGGCCCAGGCCCAGCAGAACGGAGGAGCTGCCGCGACCGCCGGCGCCGCACCAGCCGGATCCGTAGTCGCCCCTGGTGTTGCTGGCGTGGCTGGAGCCGCCGCAGCCGCCGCCGCGGTGgccggaggagcagcagctacCCCCCCATCTGCCGCCAATGGGGCCCTCACAACGGTGCCCCTAACCGGTGCCTCGGTTGTCGGCCCGGTTGCCACAGGAGCTGGAACAGGCGCAACAGTTGCCGCGGGAGCTGCCCCTGTATCGGTGCCCGGAAGCAACGGCACGGCCCTTGTGGCGAACGGAGCCACCAACGGCAGCGCCACTGCCACAGCCACCGGCTATGCCAGCGCCAATGGCGGCCAGCCGGCCAACGGAACAGCCCCAGCCACCGCCGCTGCCGCTCTGCAAAGCCCCCTGGCGTCGGCACTGCAGCTGCTGACCAAGCCCGGAGCACTGAGCGCCCTGTCCAACCTGAGCGCCCTTGACCTGCTCAGCCTGACCACCCTGGGCAGCAGCAACGGCGGCGCCGGAGCCCCGGGCGGGCTCCAGGTGCAGACGACGGGCGTCAACCGGGCCAAGGGACACTACGCCACCTCGCGGTTCCGGCAGCACCAGACGGAGACCGGCGGCGAGGCGGAGAAGCCGCGCAACAAGTTCAACCCGTATTAG
- the mub gene encoding poly(rC)-binding protein 3 isoform X12, with protein sequence MEDNNTSSSAGGASIKQEDPSVTLTIRLIMQGKEVGSIIGKKGEIVNRFREESGAKINISDGSCPERIVTVSGTTNAIFSAFTLITKKFEEWCSQFNDVGKVGKTQIPIRLIVPASQCGSLIGKSGSKIKEIRQTTGCSIQVASEMLPNSTERAVTLSGSAEQITQCIYQICLVMLESPPRGATIPYRPKPQVTGPVILANGQAFTIQGNYAVPTQEVAKNPLASLAALGLAGMNPASTGGINHTALAALAGSQLRTANPANRAQQQQHEMTVSNDLIGCIIGKGGTKIAEIRQISGAMIRISNCEEREGGNTDRTITISGNPDSVALAQYLINMSVELQKANLLEQAQAQQNGGAAATAGAAPAGSVVAPGVAGVAGAAAAAAAVAGGAAATPPSAANGALTTVPLTGASVVGPVATGAGTGATVAAGAAPVSVPGSNGTALVANGATNGSATATATGYASANGGQPANGTAPATAAAALQSPLASALQLLTKPGALSALSNLSALDLLSLTTLGSSNGGAGAPGGLQVQTTGVNRAKGHYATSRFRQHQTETGGEAEKPRNKFNPY encoded by the exons ATGGAGGACAATAACACGAGCAGCAGTGCGGGCGGTGCGTCCATTAAACAGGAGGATCCATCTGTGACACTCACAATAAGGCTGATTATGCAAGGGAAG GAAGTTGGTAGTATTATTGGTAAAAAGGGTGAAATTGTCAACAGATTTCGCGAAGAG TCTGGTGCCAAAATCAACATTTCGGATGGATCGTGCCCGGAACGTATTGTGACTGTGTCTGGTACAACCAATGCAATCTTTTCGGCATTTACGCTCATTACAAAGAAGTTCGAAGAG TGGTGCTCGCAGTTCAATGATGTAGGCAAAGTTGGCAAAACTCAAATTCCCATTCGATTGATCGTGCCCGCCAGTCAATGTGGATCGTTAATTG GCAAGAGTGGCTCTAAAATCAAGGAAATTCGCCAGACCACCGGCTGCTCCATCCAGGTGGCCAGTGAAATGCTGCCAAACTCGACGGAGCGCGCGGTCACCTTGAGCGGCAGTGCTGAGCAGATCACCCAGTGCATCTATCAGATATGCCTCGTCATGTTGGAG TCTCCGCCGCGCGGTGCTACCATCCCATACCGGCCAAAACCACAGGTGACTGGTCCCGTCATCCTGGCCAACGGACAGGCCTTCACCATCCAAGGAAACTACGCAGTGCCCACACAAGAG GTGGCCAAGAACCCGCTGGCCAGCCTGGCTGCCTTGGGCCTGGCCGGGATGAATCCGGCCAGCACTGGGGGCATCAACCACACAG CCCTGGCTGCACTGGCCGGGTCGCAACTGCGTACAGCGAATCCCGCGAACCgagcccagcagcagcagcacgaGATGACCGTCTCCAACGACCTGATCGGCTGCATCATCGGCAAGGGCGGCACCAAGATCGCCGAGATCCGCCAGATCTCCGGCGCCATGATCCGGATCTCGAACTGCGAGGAGCGCGAGGGCGGCAACACCGACCGCACCATCACCATCAGCGGCAACCCGGACTCGGTGGCACTGGCCCAATACTTAATCAACATGAG TGTTGAGCTGCAGAAGGCCAATCTCCTGGAGCAGGCCCAGGCCCAGCAGAACGGAGGAGCTGCCGCGACCGCCGGCGCCGCACCAGCCGGATCCGTAGTCGCCCCTGGTGTTGCTGGCGTGGCTGGAGCCGCCGCAGCCGCCGCCGCGGTGgccggaggagcagcagctacCCCCCCATCTGCCGCCAATGGGGCCCTCACAACGGTGCCCCTAACCGGTGCCTCGGTTGTCGGCCCGGTTGCCACAGGAGCTGGAACAGGCGCAACAGTTGCCGCGGGAGCTGCCCCTGTATCGGTGCCCGGAAGCAACGGCACGGCCCTTGTGGCGAACGGAGCCACCAACGGCAGCGCCACTGCCACAGCCACCGGCTATGCCAGCGCCAATGGCGGCCAGCCGGCCAACGGAACAGCCCCAGCCACCGCCGCTGCCGCTCTGCAAAGCCCCCTGGCGTCGGCACTGCAGCTGCTGACCAAGCCCGGAGCACTGAGCGCCCTGTCCAACCTGAGCGCCCTTGACCTGCTCAGCCTGACCACCCTGGGCAGCAGCAACGGCGGCGCCGGAGCCCCGGGCGGGCTCCAGGTGCAGACGACGGGCGTCAACCGGGCCAAGGGACACTACGCCACCTCGCGGTTCCGGCAGCACCAGACGGAGACCGGCGGCGAGGCGGAGAAGCCGCGCAACAAGTTCAACCCGTATTAG
- the mub gene encoding poly(rC)-binding protein 3 isoform X14 — MEDNNTSSSAGGASIKQEDPSVTLTIRLIMQGKEVGSIIGKKGEIVNRFREESGAKINISDGSCPERIVTVSGTTNAIFSAFTLITKKFEEWCSQFNDVGKVGKTQIPIRLIVPASQCGSLIGKSGSKIKEIRQTTGCSIQVASEMLPNSTERAVTLSGSAEQITQCIYQICLVMLESPPRGATIPYRPKPQVTGPVILANGQAFTIQGNYAVPTQETCPVFPLALATGGLHAGISGLTDPLLKGAHLPGAVPAHHHHLQQMPDVAKNPLASLAALGLAGMNPASTGGINHTGELSASAARCQTDFQSNLGSAPAALAALAGSQLRTANPANRAQQQQHEMTVSNDLIGCIIGKGGTKIAEIRQISGAMIRISNCEEREGGNTDRTITISGNPDSVALAQYLINMRISMETAGLPIPGYHYIAPSTIVKTPIH; from the exons ATGGAGGACAATAACACGAGCAGCAGTGCGGGCGGTGCGTCCATTAAACAGGAGGATCCATCTGTGACACTCACAATAAGGCTGATTATGCAAGGGAAG GAAGTTGGTAGTATTATTGGTAAAAAGGGTGAAATTGTCAACAGATTTCGCGAAGAG TCTGGTGCCAAAATCAACATTTCGGATGGATCGTGCCCGGAACGTATTGTGACTGTGTCTGGTACAACCAATGCAATCTTTTCGGCATTTACGCTCATTACAAAGAAGTTCGAAGAG TGGTGCTCGCAGTTCAATGATGTAGGCAAAGTTGGCAAAACTCAAATTCCCATTCGATTGATCGTGCCCGCCAGTCAATGTGGATCGTTAATTG GCAAGAGTGGCTCTAAAATCAAGGAAATTCGCCAGACCACCGGCTGCTCCATCCAGGTGGCCAGTGAAATGCTGCCAAACTCGACGGAGCGCGCGGTCACCTTGAGCGGCAGTGCTGAGCAGATCACCCAGTGCATCTATCAGATATGCCTCGTCATGTTGGAG TCTCCGCCGCGCGGTGCTACCATCCCATACCGGCCAAAACCACAGGTGACTGGTCCCGTCATCCTGGCCAACGGACAGGCCTTCACCATCCAAGGAAACTACGCAGTGCCCACACAAGAG ACCTGTCCAGTATTTCCATTGGCCCTGGCTACCGGCGGGCTGCATGCTGGTATCTCAGGTTTGACGGATCCTTTGTTAAAGGGGGCACACTTACCAGGAGCGGTACCAGCACACCACCATCACCTACAGCAAATGCCCGAT GTGGCCAAGAACCCGCTGGCCAGCCTGGCTGCCTTGGGCCTGGCCGGGATGAATCCGGCCAGCACTGGGGGCATCAACCACACAGGTGAGTTGAGCGCTTCTGCGGCCAGATGCCAGACAGATTTCCAATCTAATCTAGGCTCTGCCCCAGCAGCCCTGGCTGCACTGGCCGGGTCGCAACTGCGTACAGCGAATCCCGCGAACCgagcccagcagcagcagcacgaGATGACCGTCTCCAACGACCTGATCGGCTGCATCATCGGCAAGGGCGGCACCAAGATCGCCGAGATCCGCCAGATCTCCGGCGCCATGATCCGGATCTCGAACTGCGAGGAGCGCGAGGGCGGCAACACCGACCGCACCATCACCATCAGCGGCAACCCGGACTCGGTGGCACTGGCCCAATACTTAATCAACATGAG AATATCCATGGAGACTGCTGGTCTGCCCATACCCGGATACCACTACATTGCGCCCAGTACAATTGTTAAAACGCCCATTCACTAA
- the mub gene encoding poly(rC)-binding protein 3 isoform X15, producing the protein MEDNNTSSSAGGASIKQEDPSVTLTIRLIMQGKEVGSIIGKKGEIVNRFREESGAKINISDGSCPERIVTVSGTTNAIFSAFTLITKKFEEWCSQFNDVGKVGKTQIPIRLIVPASQCGSLIGKSGSKIKEIRQTTGCSIQVASEMLPNSTERAVTLSGSAEQITQCIYQICLVMLESPPRGATIPYRPKPQVTGPVILANGQAFTIQGNYAVPTQETCPVFPLALATGGLHAGISGLTDPLLKGAHLPGAVPAHHHHLQQMPDVAKNPLASLAALGLAGMNPASTGGINHTGSAPAALAALAGSQLRTANPANRAQQQQHEMTVSNDLIGCIIGKGGTKIAEIRQISGAMIRISNCEEREGGNTDRTITISGNPDSVALAQYLINMRISMETAGLPIPGYHYIAPSTIVKTPIH; encoded by the exons ATGGAGGACAATAACACGAGCAGCAGTGCGGGCGGTGCGTCCATTAAACAGGAGGATCCATCTGTGACACTCACAATAAGGCTGATTATGCAAGGGAAG GAAGTTGGTAGTATTATTGGTAAAAAGGGTGAAATTGTCAACAGATTTCGCGAAGAG TCTGGTGCCAAAATCAACATTTCGGATGGATCGTGCCCGGAACGTATTGTGACTGTGTCTGGTACAACCAATGCAATCTTTTCGGCATTTACGCTCATTACAAAGAAGTTCGAAGAG TGGTGCTCGCAGTTCAATGATGTAGGCAAAGTTGGCAAAACTCAAATTCCCATTCGATTGATCGTGCCCGCCAGTCAATGTGGATCGTTAATTG GCAAGAGTGGCTCTAAAATCAAGGAAATTCGCCAGACCACCGGCTGCTCCATCCAGGTGGCCAGTGAAATGCTGCCAAACTCGACGGAGCGCGCGGTCACCTTGAGCGGCAGTGCTGAGCAGATCACCCAGTGCATCTATCAGATATGCCTCGTCATGTTGGAG TCTCCGCCGCGCGGTGCTACCATCCCATACCGGCCAAAACCACAGGTGACTGGTCCCGTCATCCTGGCCAACGGACAGGCCTTCACCATCCAAGGAAACTACGCAGTGCCCACACAAGAG ACCTGTCCAGTATTTCCATTGGCCCTGGCTACCGGCGGGCTGCATGCTGGTATCTCAGGTTTGACGGATCCTTTGTTAAAGGGGGCACACTTACCAGGAGCGGTACCAGCACACCACCATCACCTACAGCAAATGCCCGAT GTGGCCAAGAACCCGCTGGCCAGCCTGGCTGCCTTGGGCCTGGCCGGGATGAATCCGGCCAGCACTGGGGGCATCAACCACACAG GCTCTGCCCCAGCAGCCCTGGCTGCACTGGCCGGGTCGCAACTGCGTACAGCGAATCCCGCGAACCgagcccagcagcagcagcacgaGATGACCGTCTCCAACGACCTGATCGGCTGCATCATCGGCAAGGGCGGCACCAAGATCGCCGAGATCCGCCAGATCTCCGGCGCCATGATCCGGATCTCGAACTGCGAGGAGCGCGAGGGCGGCAACACCGACCGCACCATCACCATCAGCGGCAACCCGGACTCGGTGGCACTGGCCCAATACTTAATCAACATGAG AATATCCATGGAGACTGCTGGTCTGCCCATACCCGGATACCACTACATTGCGCCCAGTACAATTGTTAAAACGCCCATTCACTAA
- the mub gene encoding poly(rC)-binding protein 3 isoform X8 encodes MEDNNTSSSAGGASIKQEDPSVTLTIRLIMQGKEVGSIIGKKGEIVNRFREESGAKINISDGSCPERIVTVSGTTNAIFSAFTLITKKFEEFNDVGKVGKTQIPIRLIVPASQCGSLIGKSGSKIKEIRQTTGCSIQVASEMLPNSTERAVTLSGSAEQITQCIYQICLVMLESPPRGATIPYRPKPQVTGPVILANGQAFTIQGNYAVPTQEVAKNPLASLAALGLAGMNPASTGGINHTGELSASAARCQTDFQSNLGSAPAALAALAGSQLRTANPANRAQQQQHEMTVSNDLIGCIIGKGGTKIAEIRQISGAMIRISNCEEREGGNTDRTITISGNPDSVALAQYLINMSVELQKANLLEQAQAQQNGGAAATAGAAPAGSVVAPGVAGVAGAAAAAAAVAGGAAATPPSAANGALTTVPLTGASVVGPVATGAGTGATVAAGAAPVSVPGSNGTALVANGATNGSATATATGYASANGGQPANGTAPATAAAALQSPLASALQLLTKPGALSALSNLSALDLLSLTTLGSSNGGAGAPGGLQVQTTGVNRAKGHYATSRFRQHQTETGGEAEKPRNKFNPY; translated from the exons ATGGAGGACAATAACACGAGCAGCAGTGCGGGCGGTGCGTCCATTAAACAGGAGGATCCATCTGTGACACTCACAATAAGGCTGATTATGCAAGGGAAG GAAGTTGGTAGTATTATTGGTAAAAAGGGTGAAATTGTCAACAGATTTCGCGAAGAG TCTGGTGCCAAAATCAACATTTCGGATGGATCGTGCCCGGAACGTATTGTGACTGTGTCTGGTACAACCAATGCAATCTTTTCGGCATTTACGCTCATTACAAAGAAGTTCGAAGAG TTCAATGATGTAGGCAAAGTTGGCAAAACTCAAATTCCCATTCGATTGATCGTGCCCGCCAGTCAATGTGGATCGTTAATTG GCAAGAGTGGCTCTAAAATCAAGGAAATTCGCCAGACCACCGGCTGCTCCATCCAGGTGGCCAGTGAAATGCTGCCAAACTCGACGGAGCGCGCGGTCACCTTGAGCGGCAGTGCTGAGCAGATCACCCAGTGCATCTATCAGATATGCCTCGTCATGTTGGAG TCTCCGCCGCGCGGTGCTACCATCCCATACCGGCCAAAACCACAGGTGACTGGTCCCGTCATCCTGGCCAACGGACAGGCCTTCACCATCCAAGGAAACTACGCAGTGCCCACACAAGAG GTGGCCAAGAACCCGCTGGCCAGCCTGGCTGCCTTGGGCCTGGCCGGGATGAATCCGGCCAGCACTGGGGGCATCAACCACACAGGTGAGTTGAGCGCTTCTGCGGCCAGATGCCAGACAGATTTCCAATCTAATCTAGGCTCTGCCCCAGCAGCCCTGGCTGCACTGGCCGGGTCGCAACTGCGTACAGCGAATCCCGCGAACCgagcccagcagcagcagcacgaGATGACCGTCTCCAACGACCTGATCGGCTGCATCATCGGCAAGGGCGGCACCAAGATCGCCGAGATCCGCCAGATCTCCGGCGCCATGATCCGGATCTCGAACTGCGAGGAGCGCGAGGGCGGCAACACCGACCGCACCATCACCATCAGCGGCAACCCGGACTCGGTGGCACTGGCCCAATACTTAATCAACATGAG TGTTGAGCTGCAGAAGGCCAATCTCCTGGAGCAGGCCCAGGCCCAGCAGAACGGAGGAGCTGCCGCGACCGCCGGCGCCGCACCAGCCGGATCCGTAGTCGCCCCTGGTGTTGCTGGCGTGGCTGGAGCCGCCGCAGCCGCCGCCGCGGTGgccggaggagcagcagctacCCCCCCATCTGCCGCCAATGGGGCCCTCACAACGGTGCCCCTAACCGGTGCCTCGGTTGTCGGCCCGGTTGCCACAGGAGCTGGAACAGGCGCAACAGTTGCCGCGGGAGCTGCCCCTGTATCGGTGCCCGGAAGCAACGGCACGGCCCTTGTGGCGAACGGAGCCACCAACGGCAGCGCCACTGCCACAGCCACCGGCTATGCCAGCGCCAATGGCGGCCAGCCGGCCAACGGAACAGCCCCAGCCACCGCCGCTGCCGCTCTGCAAAGCCCCCTGGCGTCGGCACTGCAGCTGCTGACCAAGCCCGGAGCACTGAGCGCCCTGTCCAACCTGAGCGCCCTTGACCTGCTCAGCCTGACCACCCTGGGCAGCAGCAACGGCGGCGCCGGAGCCCCGGGCGGGCTCCAGGTGCAGACGACGGGCGTCAACCGGGCCAAGGGACACTACGCCACCTCGCGGTTCCGGCAGCACCAGACGGAGACCGGCGGCGAGGCGGAGAAGCCGCGCAACAAGTTCAACCCGTATTAG